One genomic window of Candidatus Hydrogenedens sp. includes the following:
- the rplT gene encoding 50S ribosomal protein L20 — protein sequence MPRATNNPASRDRRRKVLKQAEGYRGSHHRLFKTAKQAVDHAGKYAYRDRKAKKREIRALWIARINAAARNYGLSYNRLVFGLHKAGMDVNRKMIADLAVKDEEAFAKLIEIAKSAIAGEIVRTDEQQIFEVIQNPTESTESSENASS from the coding sequence ATGCCAAGAGCAACCAACAACCCAGCCTCACGTGACCGCAGACGTAAGGTATTAAAGCAAGCTGAAGGCTATCGTGGAAGTCATCACCGGTTATTTAAGACGGCGAAACAAGCGGTAGACCATGCGGGAAAATATGCATATCGGGACCGCAAAGCAAAGAAAAGGGAAATTCGTGCATTATGGATTGCAAGAATTAATGCGGCTGCCCGTAATTATGGATTAAGTTACAATCGTTTGGTTTTTGGTTTACATAAAGCGGGAATGGATGTAAATCGCAAAATGATAGCGGATCTTGCTGTAAAAGATGAAGAGGCGTTCGCTAAGTTAATTGAGATTGCAAAATCAGCAATTGCAGGCGAAATAGTAAGAACTGATGAACAGCAGATATTTGAAGTTATCCAAAATCCGACTGAATCAACTGAATCATCAGAAAACGCCTCATCATAA
- a CDS encoding cell division FtsA domain-containing protein produces MLKLFQKPIRVIAIDFGSNAIRVLIGEQNKEGSIAILGYGTSPTESAISKGIIQDIDATRQALHHAISMAYQKNNKVPPKLISIGINTPRAETQTKEGVVRLKNEEITEEHMYQAFDMAQRELNKHEKELITSVTSYEWYIDNIGVSQPLGMKANQLKIRLHATLIPKVIIENIRNCIESVLTPTHSVIDHFIYSPIATALGSLTPEEFELGALIIDLGKTTTNMAVFSEHKLLYASTFDFGTIFLTRDVTALLKVTFDEANKLIYDYGISSELINNPNIASPAVSELKNISGSTLSLSSERKNNPVHLQSALDGFSRNIPKMELEGVIFARAQEMVHTLKQEIDIKKLENTFIGGVVLAGGGAQLKNFDILVKKCFNTPVRIARPLGIQNIPQSINNSEFATVVGILKHGFTQYNAIQKGTVFQHKRIANQFFHFLTSPKKLFTSKKKRTNAS; encoded by the coding sequence ATGTTAAAACTGTTTCAGAAACCCATACGTGTTATTGCTATTGATTTCGGTTCTAATGCTATCCGTGTGCTTATAGGTGAACAAAACAAAGAAGGTAGTATTGCAATACTTGGTTATGGCACCAGCCCAACAGAAAGTGCTATATCCAAAGGAATTATTCAAGATATAGATGCAACACGTCAGGCATTACATCATGCCATCAGTATGGCTTATCAAAAAAATAATAAAGTTCCTCCAAAACTTATTTCTATAGGAATTAATACACCACGTGCTGAAACACAAACCAAGGAAGGAGTGGTTCGGTTAAAAAATGAGGAAATAACCGAAGAGCACATGTATCAAGCATTTGATATGGCTCAGCGAGAACTGAACAAGCACGAAAAGGAACTGATTACCTCTGTTACTTCATACGAGTGGTATATCGATAATATTGGTGTTTCTCAACCACTTGGAATGAAAGCGAATCAATTAAAAATTCGATTACATGCTACGCTGATTCCAAAAGTTATTATTGAAAACATTCGAAATTGTATAGAGAGTGTATTAACCCCGACCCACTCCGTAATTGACCACTTCATCTATAGTCCTATTGCAACAGCGTTAGGTTCTTTAACCCCCGAAGAATTTGAACTCGGCGCATTAATAATTGACCTCGGAAAAACGACGACAAACATGGCTGTTTTTTCAGAACATAAACTATTGTATGCATCTACCTTCGACTTCGGAACTATTTTCTTAACTCGCGATGTTACCGCCTTATTAAAGGTGACTTTTGATGAAGCAAACAAATTGATATATGATTACGGCATCTCAAGTGAATTGATAAACAACCCAAACATCGCATCACCTGCTGTTTCTGAATTAAAAAATATCTCAGGCTCAACTTTATCCTTATCCAGTGAAAGAAAAAACAATCCCGTTCACTTACAAAGTGCCTTGGATGGTTTCAGTCGGAATATCCCCAAAATGGAATTAGAAGGTGTCATATTTGCACGTGCACAAGAAATGGTTCATACCTTAAAACAAGAAATAGATATTAAAAAACTGGAAAATACATTTATTGGAGGTGTCGTCTTAGCAGGTGGTGGAGCCCAATTAAAAAACTTTGATATCCTTGTAAAAAAATGTTTTAATACACCTGTGCGTATTGCACGTCCATTAGGAATACAAAATATTCCACAATCTATCAATAATTCTGAGTTTGCAACTGTTGTTGGTATCCTAAAGCATGGATTTACTCAATATAACGCCATCCAGAAGGGGACAGTCTTCCAACATAAAAGAATTGCTAATCAATTTTTCCATTTTCTTACCTCCCCAAAAAAATTATTTACCTCAAAAAAGAAAAGGACTAATGCTTCGTAA
- the rpmI gene encoding 50S ribosomal protein L35 → MKVKTKRSAYKRFKVTKDGKVLRHKAYNRHLKTTKSAKKKRHLRKPSLVSSVEAKQVKLMLPYA, encoded by the coding sequence ATGAAGGTAAAAACAAAACGTAGTGCCTACAAGCGATTTAAGGTTACTAAGGATGGAAAAGTCTTGAGACACAAGGCATATAATCGCCATCTCAAAACTACAAAATCAGCGAAGAAAAAGAGACACCTGAGAAAACCGTCGTTGGTCTCATCTGTTGAAGCAAAACAAGTGAAATTGATGCTCCCTTACGCATAA
- the infC gene encoding translation initiation factor IF-3 yields MRVNEEIRAPQVRVIDEKGVQLGIMSTKDALREAEFRELDLVEVAPNATPPVCRIMDYGKFRYEQKRRAREAKKKQHVVVVKEIKLRPKIDKHDFEYKLKHIREFLQEGDKVKVSVVFRGREYEHPEFAYDVLKQIIESTKDLCGEQYSLENCRPEDKSLTLTLTPGKIS; encoded by the coding sequence GTGCGTGTGAATGAAGAAATTAGGGCTCCGCAGGTACGAGTAATTGATGAAAAAGGGGTTCAGTTAGGTATCATGAGCACGAAAGATGCTCTGAGAGAAGCCGAGTTTCGGGAACTGGACCTCGTAGAGGTAGCACCCAATGCCACACCACCGGTATGCAGAATAATGGATTATGGGAAATTCCGTTATGAGCAAAAAAGGAGAGCCCGTGAAGCGAAGAAGAAACAACATGTTGTTGTTGTAAAAGAGATAAAATTAAGACCAAAGATAGACAAGCATGATTTTGAATATAAACTAAAACATATACGTGAATTTCTCCAAGAAGGAGATAAGGTAAAGGTTTCCGTGGTATTCAGAGGTAGAGAATATGAGCATCCAGAATTTGCTTATGATGTGCTTAAGCAAATTATAGAATCCACAAAAGACCTTTGTGGTGAACAATATTCCCTTGAAAATTGTCGTCCTGAAGACAAGTCATTGACATTGACACTGACTCCGGGCAAGATCAGTTAA
- a CDS encoding alpha-L-fucosidase, translating into MFIHWGPVSVNGTEISWSRIGHPHDHPGMETVPPEVYDNLYKKFNPIKFNADAWIEIAKEAGMKYVVFVAKHHDGFSMWHTHLRPEYSIKETPFERDICKEIADSVHRYGLKLGWYYSTRDWTHPDYLVGDNHKYDEFYRGQIKELLSNYGRVDILWFDHVAGNWHHYDFRSLFEMMYQLQPWVIVNNRVARFVYPPKDKPTLEIEKLTRGDFDTPEQQIGTFQNTRPWESCITITECKDGGGWSYRPECRVRSAKECIQMLVNCVCGDGNLLLNVGPTPEGEIVPEQVAVLKEIGKWLDKYGESVYSTRGGPYLNGTWGGSTYKGIYIYVHILKWDKDKLTLPPLKSKIINNTVLTGEHVTVTQTNDSVLIKTEKPLEDSTDTIIKLELDKPANEEMSEGKPLSLF; encoded by the coding sequence ATGTTTATTCATTGGGGACCTGTCAGTGTGAATGGAACAGAAATCAGCTGGTCACGCATTGGTCATCCTCATGACCATCCGGGGATGGAAACTGTCCCCCCGGAGGTATATGACAATTTGTATAAAAAATTTAACCCTATAAAATTTAATGCAGATGCGTGGATAGAAATAGCAAAAGAGGCAGGAATGAAATATGTTGTTTTTGTAGCAAAACATCATGATGGTTTTTCGATGTGGCATACTCATCTGCGACCTGAATATAGCATAAAAGAGACTCCATTTGAACGTGATATATGTAAAGAGATTGCTGATTCTGTGCATCGATACGGATTAAAATTAGGTTGGTACTATTCTACGCGCGATTGGACACATCCTGATTATTTAGTCGGGGATAATCACAAATATGATGAATTTTATCGAGGACAGATTAAAGAACTATTAAGCAATTATGGTCGGGTTGATATATTATGGTTTGACCATGTTGCTGGTAATTGGCACCATTATGATTTTAGAAGTCTCTTCGAAATGATGTATCAACTCCAACCATGGGTAATTGTTAATAACCGAGTTGCACGATTTGTTTATCCTCCTAAAGATAAACCTACTCTGGAAATTGAAAAACTTACCAGAGGCGATTTTGACACCCCAGAGCAACAGATTGGTACTTTTCAGAATACTCGTCCCTGGGAATCCTGTATTACCATTACTGAATGCAAAGATGGTGGAGGCTGGTCTTATCGGCCTGAGTGTCGTGTACGTTCTGCTAAAGAGTGTATTCAGATGCTTGTTAATTGTGTTTGTGGAGATGGCAATTTATTATTAAATGTAGGACCAACACCTGAAGGTGAAATTGTTCCAGAGCAAGTTGCTGTATTAAAAGAGATTGGTAAATGGTTAGATAAGTATGGAGAAAGTGTTTATAGTACTCGTGGTGGACCTTATCTTAATGGGACATGGGGCGGTTCCACTTATAAAGGAATTTATATTTACGTTCATATTCTAAAATGGGATAAAGATAAACTTACTTTGCCTCCACTCAAATCAAAAATAATAAATAACACTGTTTTAACAGGGGAACATGTAACCGTAACCCAAACTAATGACAGTGTCCTGATTAAAACTGAAAAACCCTTAGAGGATTCAACAGATACCATTATTAAATTAGAGTTAGACAAGCCAGCCAATGAAGAGATGTCGGAAGGGAAACCTTTAAGTCTCTTTTAA
- the hisS gene encoding histidine--tRNA ligase, whose translation MQKKFIEPRLLKGFQDHLPPKSFIRNKVKQVISNVYEKYGFSFIETPAIELKEILLGPGGENINKEIFFLETPEGEKSALRFDHTVPFARIIAQYPDIIKLPFRRYTIGSVWRADKPGIGRYREFVQMDVDIAGTPNISADAEIVAVMVEIMKTLGFKNFRVHINNRKLIDALLIFNNIINEETQKHVLRVIDKLQKVGIDNVRKELGQGRIDESGDPIKGVGLSEPVINKILNFINIKAETRKEILVQLKQQLPESSEAQHAIETMEELDEYLTALDISDREAIFSPSLTRGLDYYSGPVFEMILTDAPHIGSVMGGGRYDTLVSRFTDKLIPCTGMSIGLDRLISAMEELNLFERNLTPYDVIITRVGKVPIREALAIAKELRNAGFRVSVYLGKKTKETLGEQLSHANHYNIPTAIILGEDELKRGEVCIKDLYYGEKARENIKDREQYREAGTISQVTIPREKMIDTLHSFLLRNK comes from the coding sequence ATGCAGAAAAAGTTTATAGAACCAAGATTGTTAAAAGGTTTTCAAGACCACCTTCCTCCCAAAAGTTTTATCCGAAATAAAGTCAAACAAGTAATAAGTAATGTCTATGAAAAATATGGTTTTTCATTCATTGAAACACCTGCAATTGAACTGAAAGAAATTCTACTCGGTCCTGGCGGTGAAAATATCAATAAAGAAATATTTTTTTTAGAAACCCCCGAGGGTGAAAAGTCAGCCCTTCGTTTTGATCATACAGTCCCATTTGCAAGAATAATAGCCCAATACCCTGACATTATCAAGCTCCCATTCCGAAGATATACTATCGGTTCTGTCTGGCGTGCTGATAAACCAGGGATAGGCAGGTATCGAGAGTTTGTTCAAATGGATGTAGACATCGCAGGCACCCCAAACATATCTGCCGATGCAGAAATTGTGGCTGTCATGGTTGAAATTATGAAAACCCTGGGATTTAAAAATTTTCGTGTTCACATCAATAATAGAAAACTTATTGATGCCCTCCTTATTTTCAACAACATAATAAACGAAGAGACACAAAAACATGTTCTACGAGTTATCGATAAACTTCAAAAGGTAGGTATAGATAATGTCCGCAAAGAATTAGGGCAGGGGAGAATTGACGAGTCCGGTGACCCTATAAAAGGTGTAGGATTATCTGAACCTGTAATTAACAAGATACTTAATTTCATAAATATCAAAGCTGAAACACGAAAAGAAATCCTTGTCCAATTAAAACAACAATTGCCTGAAAGTTCTGAAGCCCAGCATGCCATAGAAACCATGGAAGAATTAGATGAATACCTAACAGCACTGGATATCTCTGACAGGGAAGCCATATTTTCTCCATCTCTAACTCGTGGTTTGGATTACTATTCTGGACCCGTGTTCGAAATGATTCTCACAGATGCTCCCCACATAGGTTCTGTTATGGGTGGTGGTAGGTATGATACCTTGGTTTCACGTTTTACAGATAAACTTATCCCATGTACAGGTATGTCAATCGGGCTGGATAGATTAATTAGTGCAATGGAGGAACTAAATCTTTTTGAAAGGAATCTAACTCCGTATGATGTAATCATTACTCGCGTTGGGAAAGTTCCTATTCGTGAAGCATTAGCAATCGCAAAAGAACTACGAAATGCAGGATTCAGAGTATCCGTATATCTCGGTAAAAAAACGAAAGAAACCTTAGGTGAACAATTATCTCATGCCAACCACTATAATATTCCCACAGCGATTATTTTAGGTGAAGATGAACTTAAACGCGGAGAAGTTTGTATCAAAGATTTGTACTATGGCGAAAAAGCCCGTGAAAATATTAAAGATAGAGAGCAATACAGAGAAGCAGGAACTATAAGTCAGGTGACGATTCCCCGTGAGAAAATGATAGATACACTCCATTCTTTTTTATTACGAAATAAATAA